One genomic segment of Pedobacter endophyticus includes these proteins:
- the ilvC gene encoding ketol-acid reductoisomerase yields MSNYFNTLPLREKLNQLGVCDFMDSNEFLDGVSALKGKKLVIVGCGAQGLNQGLNLRDSGLDVSYTLRKEAIEGKRDSWKNATENNFNVGTYEELIPTADVVINLTPDKQHTAVVNAIMPLMKEGATLLYSHGFNIVEEGMQIRKDLTVIMVAPKCPGSEVRAEYVRGFGVPTLIAVHPENDPQGKGLAQAKAYCVGTGGHRAGVLKSSFVAEVKSDLMGEQTILCGLLQTGSILSFDKMVEKGIDAGYASKLVQYGVEVITEALKQGGITAMMDRLSNVAKIKAFEISEELKDIMRPLFQKHQDDIMSGEFSRTMMEDWANGDKNLLKWRAETGETAFEKTPAGDVKIGEQEYFDNYLLMVAFVRAGVELAFETMVQAGIKPESAYYESLHETPLIANTIARKKLFEMNRVISDTAEYGCYLFDQACKPLLADFMTRVDTDLVGKNFNEGKDGAVDNRKLIDVNEAIRSHEVEQIGATLRKAMTAMKAIKTA; encoded by the coding sequence ATGTCAAATTATTTTAACACATTACCTCTTAGAGAAAAATTGAACCAACTTGGTGTTTGCGATTTCATGGACAGCAACGAATTTTTGGATGGCGTTAGCGCTTTGAAAGGCAAAAAACTAGTAATTGTAGGTTGCGGTGCCCAAGGCTTAAACCAGGGGTTAAATTTAAGAGATAGTGGTTTAGATGTTAGCTATACCTTGCGTAAAGAAGCCATTGAAGGCAAAAGAGACTCATGGAAAAATGCAACCGAAAACAATTTCAATGTAGGCACCTACGAAGAATTGATTCCGACAGCTGATGTGGTAATTAACCTTACGCCCGATAAGCAACACACCGCTGTGGTAAATGCAATTATGCCTTTAATGAAAGAAGGCGCTACTTTATTGTACTCTCACGGCTTCAACATTGTTGAGGAAGGCATGCAGATCCGTAAAGATTTAACCGTTATTATGGTTGCTCCTAAATGCCCTGGTAGCGAGGTTAGGGCAGAATATGTACGTGGTTTTGGGGTGCCAACTTTAATTGCCGTACACCCGGAAAACGACCCTCAAGGTAAGGGATTGGCCCAAGCCAAAGCCTATTGCGTAGGTACAGGTGGCCACAGAGCCGGTGTATTAAAATCATCGTTCGTTGCCGAGGTGAAATCTGATTTGATGGGCGAGCAAACCATTTTATGTGGCTTGTTGCAAACAGGTTCTATCCTATCTTTCGATAAAATGGTAGAAAAAGGAATAGACGCGGGTTATGCTTCTAAACTGGTTCAATACGGTGTTGAGGTAATTACCGAAGCCCTAAAACAAGGCGGAATTACCGCAATGATGGATCGCTTAAGTAATGTTGCCAAAATTAAGGCGTTCGAGATTTCCGAAGAATTGAAAGACATCATGCGTCCGTTGTTTCAAAAACACCAAGACGACATTATGAGCGGTGAGTTTAGCCGTACAATGATGGAAGACTGGGCCAATGGCGATAAAAACCTCTTGAAATGGAGAGCTGAAACAGGCGAAACTGCTTTCGAGAAAACCCCTGCTGGCGACGTTAAAATTGGTGAGCAAGAATATTTCGACAACTATTTATTGATGGTTGCTTTTGTACGTGCTGGTGTTGAACTGGCTTTCGAAACTATGGTTCAGGCAGGTATCAAACCAGAATCTGCTTACTACGAATCGTTACACGAAACACCGCTTATTGCCAACACCATTGCCCGTAAAAAATTATTCGAAATGAACCGCGTAATTTCTGACACTGCCGAATATGGTTGCTATTTATTCGATCAGGCATGCAAACCTCTGTTAGCTGATTTTATGACAAGAGTTGATACGGACCTGGTTGGTAAAAATTTTAACGAAGGTAAAGATGGCGCCGTTGACAACAGAAAATTAATCGACGTTAACGAGGCAATCCGCTCGCACGAAGTAGAACAGATTGGTGCTACTTTGCGTAAAGCGATGACTGCAATGAAAGCCATTAAAACTGCATAA
- the leuC gene encoding 3-isopropylmalate dehydratase large subunit, translating into MGKTLVEKIWDAHVVKSEEGFPDILYIDTHLIHEVTSPQAFDGLRKRGLPVFRPKQTVATADHNVPTLNQLLPIKEELSRYQVDMLTKNCAEFGIELYGLGHPFQGIVHVIGPELGITLPGKTMVCGDSHTSTHGAFGAIAFGIGTSQVEQVFATQCLLQSKPKTMKIEVNGQLGKGVGAKDIILYIISQISAAGGTGYFIEYAGSAIESLSMEARMTICNMSIEMGARGGLIAPDQITFDYIKGRQFAPAGEEWDQSLAYWKTLYTDADATFDSVLTFDAADIAPMITYGTNPGMGMGIKEHIPATNAQPEKEKLSYQKALDYMGFDDDASLIGKPVDYVFIGSCTNSRIEDLREVADFVKDKRKADNVTVWIVPGSKQVEAQAKAEGLDKVFEQAGFQLREPGCSACLGMNEDKIPAGKYCVSTSNRNFEGRQGQNARTLLASPLTAAAAAVTGKITDVREMLEKA; encoded by the coding sequence ATGGGGAAAACATTAGTAGAAAAAATTTGGGACGCTCACGTTGTAAAAAGTGAAGAGGGTTTCCCCGACATTTTATACATTGATACACACTTAATACACGAGGTAACCTCGCCGCAGGCTTTTGATGGCTTGCGTAAGAGAGGATTACCCGTTTTTCGGCCAAAGCAAACGGTGGCCACTGCCGATCATAACGTACCCACTTTAAACCAATTATTGCCAATTAAAGAAGAGCTTTCGCGCTACCAGGTAGATATGCTTACCAAGAATTGCGCAGAATTTGGAATTGAGCTTTATGGCTTAGGTCATCCATTTCAGGGAATTGTTCACGTAATCGGCCCCGAATTGGGCATTACCCTACCCGGTAAAACGATGGTTTGCGGCGATAGTCACACTTCAACGCATGGTGCTTTTGGAGCCATTGCCTTTGGTATCGGCACATCGCAGGTAGAGCAGGTTTTCGCTACCCAATGTTTATTACAGTCGAAACCGAAAACAATGAAGATTGAAGTAAACGGCCAGCTCGGAAAAGGCGTTGGTGCGAAAGACATTATTCTTTACATTATATCTCAGATTTCCGCAGCCGGCGGTACCGGATATTTTATCGAGTACGCAGGTTCCGCAATCGAGTCGTTGAGTATGGAAGCCCGTATGACCATTTGCAACATGAGTATCGAGATGGGTGCAAGAGGTGGCTTAATAGCGCCAGATCAAATAACCTTCGATTACATTAAAGGCAGACAATTTGCACCTGCCGGCGAAGAATGGGATCAATCTTTAGCCTATTGGAAAACATTGTATACCGATGCAGATGCAACATTCGATAGCGTTTTAACTTTCGATGCGGCAGATATTGCACCGATGATTACCTACGGAACCAACCCCGGAATGGGTATGGGCATTAAAGAGCATATTCCTGCAACCAATGCCCAACCCGAAAAGGAAAAGCTTTCTTATCAAAAAGCACTCGATTATATGGGCTTCGACGACGACGCCTCGTTAATTGGGAAACCGGTTGATTATGTTTTTATCGGAAGCTGCACGAACTCTCGTATCGAGGATTTGCGTGAAGTAGCCGATTTTGTAAAGGATAAACGCAAGGCAGACAACGTAACGGTTTGGATTGTTCCGGGTTCAAAGCAGGTAGAAGCCCAGGCAAAGGCCGAAGGTTTAGACAAAGTTTTTGAACAGGCCGGCTTCCAGCTACGCGAACCGGGTTGCAGTGCTTGTTTGGGAATGAACGAGGATAAGATCCCAGCAGGGAAATATTGTGTTTCTACATCGAACAGAAACTTTGAAGGTAGACAAGGGCAAAATGCCCGTACACTATTGGCCAGCCCGCTAACGGCTGCCGCAGCTGCTGTAACAGGTAAGATTACCGATGTGAGGGAAATGCTGGAGAAAGCTTAA
- a CDS encoding O-methyltransferase: MNELNIRLPERYQEIKVESTSLGFDMLSDVQTGSLLRTLVSSKPNGFFLELGTGTGLSLSWLVDGMDKSSKLISIDNSADFQSVAARHFGKDDRVKLICEDANQWIKENQDQYFDLIFADAWPGKYESLQETLNLMKTGGFYIIDDMLPQPNWPMAHEQNVEKLIAHLETLDFINLTKMNWSTGLVIITKIK; this comes from the coding sequence ATGAACGAATTAAACATCAGGCTACCCGAACGCTATCAAGAAATCAAGGTAGAATCAACTTCGCTAGGGTTTGATATGCTTTCTGATGTACAGACCGGAAGTTTATTGAGAACGTTGGTTTCATCAAAACCTAATGGATTTTTCTTGGAACTTGGTACAGGAACCGGGCTTTCTCTTTCTTGGTTGGTCGATGGAATGGACAAGTCGTCGAAGCTGATTTCAATTGATAATTCAGCTGATTTCCAATCGGTTGCTGCAAGACACTTTGGAAAAGATGATCGTGTAAAACTGATTTGTGAAGATGCAAATCAATGGATAAAAGAAAATCAAGATCAATATTTTGATTTAATTTTTGCCGATGCCTGGCCCGGTAAATATGAAAGTTTACAGGAAACGTTGAATTTGATGAAAACCGGTGGCTTTTACATTATCGATGATATGCTTCCTCAACCAAACTGGCCGATGGCGCATGAACAAAATGTAGAAAAATTGATCGCTCATTTAGAGACATTAGATTTTATTAATCTAACCAAAATGAATTGGTCAACTGGTTTGGTAATTATTACAAAAATTAAATAG
- a CDS encoding antibiotic biosynthesis monooxygenase family protein: MILEVAILDVKAGLSADFEKAFSEAQKIISAMEGYISHQLKKCLEKSDRYILLVNWETLEAHTEGFRGSVEYEEWKSLLHHFYEPFPTVEHYVEVE; encoded by the coding sequence GTGATTTTAGAAGTTGCGATATTAGATGTAAAAGCTGGTTTATCAGCTGATTTTGAAAAAGCCTTTAGCGAGGCGCAAAAAATCATTTCTGCGATGGAAGGTTACATCTCGCATCAACTAAAAAAGTGTCTCGAAAAAAGCGATAGATACATTCTGCTGGTAAACTGGGAAACACTGGAGGCGCATACCGAAGGCTTCAGGGGCTCAGTAGAATATGAGGAGTGGAAAAGCTTGCTGCATCATTTTTATGAGCCTTTTCCAACGGTTGAACATTATGTGGAAGTAGAGTGA
- a CDS encoding class I SAM-dependent methyltransferase, producing the protein MRELGDDMPEIAWDATLYDKQHHFVSDYGADVLQWLAPKANEHILDVGCGTGQLAAQIAESGAIVLGTDASADMVANAKATYPTLSFEVVDGTKLPYQENFDAIFSNATFHWIEDQNALAEGLFKSLKPGGRLVAEFGGKGNVKSITDAITAAAEQLGLSNQVITNFWFFPSISAYTTLLETKGFEVEQAWLFDRPTKLLGEEGMYVWINQFAQHAFKNLNNEQAESIKNLAVEILKPNYYINGEWVADYKRLRIKANKPKA; encoded by the coding sequence TTGAGGGAGTTAGGAGATGACATGCCAGAAATAGCGTGGGACGCAACCTTGTACGACAAGCAACACCACTTCGTATCTGATTACGGAGCAGATGTTTTGCAATGGCTGGCGCCAAAGGCCAATGAGCATATTTTAGATGTGGGTTGTGGCACGGGTCAGCTGGCGGCGCAAATTGCCGAAAGTGGCGCTATTGTTTTAGGAACCGATGCATCTGCAGATATGGTGGCCAATGCAAAAGCCACTTATCCGACTTTAAGCTTTGAAGTGGTTGACGGAACTAAACTGCCCTACCAAGAAAACTTCGATGCGATTTTTAGCAATGCCACATTCCATTGGATTGAAGACCAAAATGCGCTGGCCGAAGGTTTATTTAAAAGCTTAAAACCTGGTGGAAGATTGGTTGCCGAGTTTGGCGGAAAAGGAAACGTTAAAAGCATTACCGATGCAATTACCGCTGCCGCCGAACAATTGGGCTTGTCAAATCAGGTAATTACCAACTTTTGGTTCTTTCCATCCATTAGTGCTTACACCACTTTGTTAGAAACGAAAGGTTTTGAAGTAGAGCAAGCCTGGCTGTTCGACAGGCCAACCAAATTACTTGGCGAGGAAGGTATGTACGTTTGGATAAATCAATTTGCACAACACGCCTTTAAAAACCTGAATAACGAGCAAGCTGAATCCATCAAAAATTTAGCCGTAGAAATTCTAAAGCCTAATTACTACATCAATGGTGAATGGGTTGCAGACTACAAAAGATTAAGAATTAAAGCGAACAAGCCGAAAGCTTAA
- the leuD gene encoding 3-isopropylmalate dehydratase small subunit, with product MKKFTTLTSAVVPLNIENIDTDQIIPARFLKATTREGFGENLFRDWRYNGDNTPKPEFVMNNPTYSGRILVAGKNFGCGSSREHAAWAIQDAGFDAVISSFFADIFKGNALNNGLLPIQVSEEFLKEIFTAVEANPKTTLTIDLEVQTVTLEGQVLPTGEDLGGAESFEINPYKKSCLINGYDDIDFILAQKSLIEEFEESRKVKA from the coding sequence ATGAAAAAATTCACAACATTAACATCGGCAGTAGTGCCATTAAATATAGAAAATATAGATACCGACCAGATCATACCTGCCCGGTTCTTAAAAGCAACAACCCGTGAAGGGTTCGGTGAAAACTTGTTCCGCGATTGGCGTTACAATGGCGACAATACGCCTAAGCCAGAATTTGTAATGAACAACCCAACTTACAGCGGGCGGATTTTAGTGGCCGGAAAAAACTTTGGTTGCGGCAGCAGTCGCGAACATGCAGCCTGGGCCATTCAAGATGCCGGTTTCGATGCGGTGATCAGCAGTTTCTTCGCCGACATTTTTAAGGGTAATGCATTAAACAATGGCCTATTGCCAATACAAGTGAGTGAGGAATTTTTAAAGGAAATTTTTACCGCTGTAGAAGCAAATCCCAAAACAACTTTAACCATCGACTTAGAAGTTCAAACCGTAACACTCGAGGGGCAAGTCCTCCCTACCGGGGAGGATTTAGGAGGGGCTGAATCTTTCGAGATTAACCCGTATAAAAAATCGTGCTTAATTAATGGCTACGATGATATCGATTTTATCCTGGCGCAAAAGAGCTTAATCGAGGAATTTGAAGAAAGCAGAAAGGTTAAAGCTTAA
- a CDS encoding ATP-binding cassette domain-containing protein: MQESFVTIQDLNLKHQQKSVLTDLNWTTNIGDNWVLGGASGSGKTSLAKIIAGLQSGVGNVKINFATNTQLPAEVLFVESWYQFKNLEGVANFYYQQRYTSQQAKDTLTVHAELVAYGKEKHLHFDKVEPILEALNFSAFASSQLIELSSGEHKKLQLIKALWLKPQLLIIDQPYTGLDAASRKNLNTLFDEVAAEGLQLILISNDAELPDSINHFAEIKDGKLIEVDEFNLASHVQQHAREIPDFLKASPVYSSSAIIKMVDVNISYGEKQVLKGINWEVKAGEKWLLQGHNGSGKSTLLSLVNGDHPQSYANELYLFGNRRGSGESIWDIKQHIGLISPEFHWYFDATSTVWQSIASGFYDTVGLFQQLPYSKSAQVDDLVEYFGLTENKNELLSSLPLGKQRLVLLARTIIKNPELLILDEPCQGLDQQQTQHFNHLVDELCSNGMTLIYVGHFESQLPTCLEKRILLEKGEVKVVESLNTKTRRAELQSEIMRSTS; encoded by the coding sequence ATGCAAGAAAGTTTCGTCACCATTCAGGATTTGAATTTGAAACACCAACAAAAGTCGGTGTTAACGGATTTGAACTGGACCACCAATATTGGCGACAACTGGGTGTTGGGCGGAGCCAGCGGAAGCGGAAAAACTTCGTTAGCGAAAATAATAGCTGGCCTGCAAAGTGGCGTTGGCAACGTAAAAATCAATTTCGCAACAAATACACAGCTCCCCGCAGAAGTTTTATTTGTAGAAAGCTGGTACCAGTTTAAGAACCTTGAGGGCGTTGCAAATTTCTATTACCAACAACGTTACACCAGCCAGCAAGCTAAAGACACGTTAACAGTACATGCCGAACTGGTTGCCTACGGCAAAGAAAAACATTTGCACTTTGACAAGGTTGAACCCATATTAGAGGCGCTGAATTTTTCTGCTTTTGCCAGTTCGCAGTTGATTGAATTATCCAGCGGAGAACATAAAAAGCTGCAGCTCATTAAAGCGCTTTGGTTAAAACCTCAGTTGCTCATCATCGATCAGCCCTACACCGGCCTGGATGCCGCATCGCGAAAGAATTTAAATACTTTATTCGATGAAGTTGCTGCCGAAGGTTTACAATTGATCTTAATTTCGAATGATGCAGAACTACCAGACTCTATCAATCATTTTGCAGAAATAAAAGACGGTAAGCTAATCGAAGTTGATGAGTTTAATTTGGCATCACATGTTCAGCAACACGCCAGAGAAATCCCCGATTTCTTAAAGGCATCGCCAGTTTATTCTTCGTCAGCTATCATCAAAATGGTTGATGTAAATATTAGTTATGGCGAAAAACAGGTACTTAAAGGTATTAACTGGGAAGTAAAAGCAGGCGAAAAATGGCTATTGCAAGGTCATAACGGCTCAGGCAAATCCACGCTTTTGAGTCTCGTAAACGGCGATCACCCACAATCTTACGCCAACGAACTGTATTTGTTTGGCAACAGACGCGGAAGTGGCGAAAGCATTTGGGATATTAAACAGCATATCGGCTTAATCTCTCCCGAGTTTCACTGGTATTTCGATGCCACATCCACCGTATGGCAGAGCATTGCCTCGGGCTTTTATGATACCGTCGGCCTATTTCAACAATTGCCGTATTCAAAAAGTGCGCAAGTTGACGATTTGGTCGAATATTTCGGACTTACCGAAAATAAAAATGAGTTGTTGAGCTCGCTCCCACTCGGAAAACAACGACTGGTTTTATTGGCAAGAACCATCATCAAAAATCCTGAATTATTAATTCTCGATGAACCCTGCCAGGGATTAGACCAACAGCAAACACAACATTTTAATCACCTGGTTGATGAACTGTGCAGCAATGGAATGACCTTAATTTATGTTGGCCATTTTGAATCGCAGTTGCCAACCTGCTTAGAAAAGAGAATATTATTAGAAAAAGGCGAGGTAAAAGTCGTCGAAAGTTTAAATACCAAAACGCGTCGTGCTGAGCTACAAAGCGAAATAATGCGCTCTACTTCTTAG
- the leuB gene encoding 3-isopropylmalate dehydrogenase: MKKNILVIPGDGIGPEVTTWGKAALEKIAEIFGHEFTFDEALMGHAAIEVTGEPLPDETLEKARKSDAILFGAIGHAKYDNDPSLKVRPEQGLLKIRKELGLFANLRPILLFDELLQASSIKPEILRGTDILFFRELTGDVYFGEKSRSEDRNTASDLMIYHRYEVERIAHKAYQAAQQRSKKLCSVDKANVLESSRLWREVVQEIAKQYPDVETEHMFIDNAAMQLIKNPKKFDVVLTANLFGDILTDEASQIAGSMGMLASASVGESTGFFEPIHGSAHDITGKDLANPLASILSAALMLEIGFGLKEEAKCLVDCIDEVLKEGFRTHDIADQTTNRFKVLGTAEMGKLVLKFLSQKLMNS, encoded by the coding sequence ATGAAGAAGAACATTTTAGTAATACCTGGAGACGGTATCGGCCCTGAGGTAACCACTTGGGGTAAAGCAGCTTTAGAAAAAATCGCTGAAATTTTTGGTCACGAATTTACGTTCGATGAGGCGTTGATGGGGCACGCGGCAATAGAAGTTACCGGCGAACCTCTGCCAGATGAAACACTCGAAAAAGCAAGAAAAAGCGACGCAATTCTCTTTGGTGCAATCGGCCATGCAAAATACGACAACGATCCAAGCCTAAAAGTTAGACCTGAGCAGGGTTTGTTAAAAATCCGTAAGGAATTGGGGCTTTTCGCAAACCTCCGCCCAATATTACTATTCGATGAACTTCTTCAGGCATCCAGCATTAAACCCGAAATATTAAGAGGCACAGATATCTTGTTCTTCCGCGAATTAACAGGCGACGTTTACTTTGGCGAAAAATCTCGTTCAGAAGATAGAAATACAGCTTCTGACCTGATGATTTATCACCGGTACGAAGTGGAACGTATTGCCCATAAAGCTTATCAGGCTGCACAACAACGGAGCAAAAAATTATGCTCGGTAGATAAGGCAAACGTATTAGAAAGCTCTCGTTTATGGCGTGAAGTTGTTCAGGAAATTGCCAAACAATACCCTGATGTTGAAACTGAGCACATGTTTATCGATAATGCAGCAATGCAATTGATTAAGAACCCCAAAAAATTCGACGTTGTGTTAACCGCAAACTTATTTGGCGATATCCTTACCGATGAAGCTTCGCAAATTGCAGGCTCAATGGGCATGCTCGCGTCGGCATCTGTGGGCGAAAGCACAGGTTTTTTCGAGCCCATTCACGGCTCAGCGCACGATATTACCGGCAAAGACCTGGCCAACCCACTCGCCTCCATCCTATCGGCAGCATTGATGCTCGAAATAGGCTTCGGATTAAAAGAGGAAGCAAAGTGCCTGGTTGACTGCATCGACGAAGTATTGAAAGAGGGCTTCAGAACGCATGACATTGCCGACCAAACCACCAACCGATTTAAAGTTTTGGGCACAGCCGAAATGGGCAAATTGGTATTGAAGTTCTTATCACAAAAATTAATGAATTCCTAA
- a CDS encoding 2-isopropylmalate synthase, producing the protein MIHDPNKVYIFDTTLRDGEQVPGCQLDTNQKIEIAKSLELLGVDVIEAGFPVSSPGDFNSVIELSKAVNHPIICALTRANKNDIDVAADALRFAKRPRIHTGIGASDFHIKHKFNSTREEILARAVDAVKYAKKYVEDIEFYAEDAGRADIEFLAKMVEAVIAAGATVVNIPDTNGYCLPDQYGSKILYLKENVKNIDNAIISVHCHNDLGLATANSIAGLQNGARQVECTINGIGERAGNTSMEEVVMIMKTHKVLGLNTQIDATQFYAISHMVRSQMNMPVQPNKAIVGGNAFSHSSGIHQDGFLKNRENYEIIKPEDVGFPDATIVLTARSGRAALNHHLERLGHKLEKEHLDIVYKQFLVLADSKQGINDTDLNQLVALHLA; encoded by the coding sequence ATGATTCACGACCCTAACAAAGTTTATATTTTCGACACGACATTACGTGATGGCGAGCAGGTTCCCGGCTGCCAATTAGATACAAACCAAAAAATAGAAATCGCTAAATCACTTGAGCTTTTAGGTGTTGATGTGATTGAAGCCGGCTTCCCGGTATCCAGCCCCGGCGATTTTAACAGTGTAATCGAGCTTTCAAAAGCCGTTAATCATCCAATTATTTGCGCCTTAACGCGTGCCAATAAAAATGATATTGATGTAGCTGCAGATGCCTTGCGTTTTGCTAAACGGCCACGAATTCACACTGGAATTGGTGCGTCAGATTTCCATATCAAACACAAGTTTAACAGCACCCGCGAAGAGATTTTGGCTCGTGCCGTTGATGCAGTAAAATATGCTAAAAAATATGTTGAGGATATCGAATTTTATGCCGAAGATGCTGGCCGTGCCGATATTGAGTTCTTGGCCAAAATGGTCGAGGCCGTTATTGCAGCCGGAGCAACCGTAGTAAATATTCCCGATACCAATGGCTATTGCTTGCCAGACCAGTACGGTTCGAAGATTCTTTACTTAAAAGAAAACGTCAAAAACATTGATAACGCCATCATCTCGGTGCATTGCCACAACGATTTGGGCCTCGCCACCGCAAACTCAATTGCCGGCTTGCAAAATGGTGCCCGTCAGGTAGAATGTACCATTAACGGCATTGGCGAACGTGCCGGCAATACTTCTATGGAAGAAGTAGTAATGATTATGAAAACGCACAAAGTATTGGGTTTAAACACCCAAATTGATGCCACTCAGTTTTACGCCATTAGCCATATGGTGCGGAGCCAAATGAATATGCCTGTTCAACCCAATAAAGCAATTGTTGGTGGAAACGCCTTTTCTCACAGTTCAGGCATTCATCAAGATGGTTTCTTGAAAAATCGCGAAAACTACGAAATTATCAAGCCCGAAGATGTAGGCTTCCCCGATGCCACAATTGTGCTTACCGCAAGAAGTGGCCGTGCGGCCTTGAACCATCACTTGGAGCGCTTAGGCCACAAGCTCGAAAAAGAACATTTAGATATCGTTTACAAGCAATTTTTAGTATTGGCAGATAGCAAACAAGGCATTAACGATACCGATTTGAACCAATTGGTTGCTTTGCATCTTGCTTAA
- the ilvA gene encoding threonine ammonia-lyase IlvA, with protein MNTITPNTLDFDAALQRLEGVVKRTPLEFNAGLSSQYNANIYLKREDLQIVRSYKLRGAYNKISQLPQSDLVNGIVCASAGNHAQGVAYSCKKLGIKGVIFMPEITPKQKIKQVNMFGGDNIEIVLVGDTFDDCLKEALIYCEEKSSTFIPPFDDEKVIEGQATVAMEIFEDLPELDAIVVPVGGGGLASGVSAYLQTVKPDVKIFGVEPMGAPSLSEALKNGGPVTVENIERFVDGAAVKRMGWITYKYCQELLSSTYLIPEGQICTTILKLYNEDAIVVEPAGALSVAALEQVKDQIVGKNVVCVISGGNNDIERMQEIKEKSLLFEGLKHYFIVRFPQRPGALKLFVNEVLGPHDDITRFEFIKKTNKENGPALVGIELSDKNDYASLLQRMKDFKFEIIELNQDQTLFEYLV; from the coding sequence ATGAATACAATAACACCGAATACATTAGATTTTGACGCTGCATTGCAACGACTCGAGGGCGTAGTAAAACGTACGCCACTGGAGTTTAACGCCGGACTTTCATCTCAATACAATGCTAATATTTATCTAAAGCGAGAAGACCTGCAAATTGTGCGTTCTTATAAACTTCGCGGGGCATACAATAAAATTAGTCAGCTGCCTCAAAGCGATTTGGTAAATGGCATTGTATGCGCCAGCGCGGGTAACCATGCCCAAGGCGTTGCTTATTCGTGCAAAAAACTCGGCATTAAAGGTGTAATTTTTATGCCCGAAATAACGCCCAAGCAGAAAATTAAGCAGGTTAACATGTTCGGCGGCGATAATATCGAAATTGTTTTAGTTGGCGATACTTTCGACGATTGTTTAAAAGAGGCACTGATTTATTGTGAGGAAAAATCGTCTACATTTATTCCTCCGTTTGATGATGAAAAGGTAATTGAAGGTCAGGCCACCGTAGCGATGGAAATTTTTGAAGATTTGCCGGAGTTGGATGCAATAGTTGTTCCTGTGGGCGGTGGCGGCCTCGCTTCGGGCGTTAGTGCTTATTTACAAACCGTAAAACCCGATGTAAAAATATTTGGCGTTGAACCGATGGGCGCACCATCATTAAGCGAAGCGCTGAAAAATGGCGGTCCGGTAACTGTCGAAAATATAGAACGTTTTGTAGATGGAGCCGCAGTAAAGCGTATGGGCTGGATCACTTATAAGTACTGCCAGGAACTTTTGAGCTCAACGTACTTAATTCCCGAAGGACAGATTTGTACCACTATTTTAAAACTTTACAATGAAGATGCCATTGTGGTTGAGCCTGCCGGTGCACTATCTGTTGCGGCGCTAGAGCAGGTTAAAGACCAAATTGTAGGCAAAAATGTTGTTTGCGTAATCAGCGGTGGCAACAACGATATTGAGCGCATGCAGGAGATCAAAGAGAAATCTTTACTTTTTGAGGGCTTAAAGCATTATTTTATCGTTCGTTTCCCGCAGCGACCCGGCGCATTGAAACTTTTTGTAAACGAGGTTTTAGGTCCGCATGACGATATTACCCGCTTTGAGTTTATTAAAAAAACCAATAAAGAAAACGGACCTGCGTTAGTTGGAATCGAGCTTTCAGACAAAAATGATTATGCCAGCTTGCTGCAACGAATGAAAGATTTCAAATTTGAAATTATCGAGTTGAATCAAGATCAGACTTTGTTTGAGTATTTGGTGTAA
- a CDS encoding cupin domain-containing protein: MNFKDLTNKTLITDSDIDWEDLGAGVKRKIMAYDENLMLVKVEFEKDAIGSIHNHPHLQMSYVAKGSFEVSMGDEKKVLNEGDVFFASSNVFHGVVCKEAGLLIDIFNPHREDFLK; this comes from the coding sequence ATGAATTTCAAAGATTTAACAAATAAAACCCTCATAACCGATTCAGACATCGATTGGGAAGATTTAGGAGCAGGCGTTAAACGCAAAATTATGGCATACGATGAAAACCTGATGCTGGTTAAAGTCGAATTCGAAAAAGATGCCATTGGGTCAATTCATAACCATCCGCATTTGCAAATGAGCTATGTTGCCAAAGGAAGCTTTGAAGTAAGTATGGGCGATGAAAAGAAAGTACTTAACGAAGGCGACGTTTTCTTTGCTTCGTCGAACGTTTTCCACGGTGTAGTTTGTAAAGAAGCTGGTTTGCTCATAGATATTTTTAACCCGCACCGCGAAGATTTTTTGAAGTAG